The following proteins are co-located in the Bosea sp. AS-1 genome:
- a CDS encoding GDYXXLXY domain-containing protein, with product MRVLSADAIAAKVPPLWRAVATALLLVFGLLALVQQRAGILSSGTEIRLPTVPVDPRDLFRGDYVVFSYPISVVDTGKDAGTFKSGETVYVTLGRDAEGFARAVGVSRNWPSTGGDAVVIAGRVTSTSACALNDSGEFDCNGDRRRLRIAYGIESYFVPQGEGRAIETTDKARIEVVVAVSSSGEAAIKRLLIDGKAVYAEPPY from the coding sequence ATGCGTGTGCTTTCCGCCGATGCCATCGCCGCCAAGGTGCCGCCGCTGTGGCGCGCCGTTGCGACCGCGCTGCTGCTGGTGTTCGGATTGCTGGCGCTCGTCCAGCAACGGGCCGGCATCCTGAGCAGCGGCACCGAGATCCGGCTGCCCACCGTACCGGTTGATCCGCGCGACCTGTTCCGCGGCGACTATGTCGTCTTCAGCTACCCGATCAGCGTCGTCGACACCGGCAAGGACGCCGGAACCTTCAAGAGCGGCGAGACCGTCTATGTGACGCTCGGGCGCGACGCGGAAGGGTTCGCCCGCGCGGTCGGCGTGTCGCGGAACTGGCCCTCGACCGGCGGCGATGCCGTGGTGATCGCGGGCCGCGTGACCTCGACCAGCGCCTGCGCACTCAACGATTCGGGCGAGTTCGACTGCAATGGCGACCGCCGTCGCCTGCGCATTGCCTACGGCATCGAGAGCTATTTCGTGCCGCAGGGCGAGGGGCGGGCGATCGAGACGACGGACAAGGCGCGCATCGAGGTCGTCGTCGCGGTTTCGTCTTCGGGAGAGGCTGCGATCAAGCGGCTGCTGATCGACGGCAAGGCGGTCTATGCGGAGCCGCCCTATTGA
- a CDS encoding OpgC domain-containing protein, whose translation MSSDPSFKRFMLFGRRAEGVSRRPSGRDIRIDMIRGLALLIIFINHMPGNVVSAYMPNNFGFSDGADAFVLLAGVSATLAYGGLIETRGFPVAALKLGARIWTLYIAHMAVFILVCGVIAIAVTRTQNPLYIEAINIQPFFRDTVDALIGALTLTYQPSYLDILPLYIVLLALFPAIYYGVRFSPALTLTCSLLVWQVALALELNLPNSGGHWFFNPFAWQVIFTLGVILGRAAQLGITAPQLRWLDAVAIAFLVFAWVVKIPVGNPTGVAMLNDWFDSVQLGSDKTNLAWSRLLHLGALAWLAIRWLPASGMLTRSVVGRALACSGRNSLHVFCVGIVLAIIGQIVLAETSFALDVQLLLCAGGVTVLTGLGIFLSWYRSITSRDQRAEPVEASGAQAQRPSFSPR comes from the coding sequence GTGTCGTCAGACCCGTCATTCAAGCGCTTCATGCTGTTCGGCCGCCGCGCCGAAGGCGTGTCGCGTCGGCCGTCGGGGCGCGACATCCGGATCGACATGATCCGCGGACTGGCGCTGCTGATCATCTTCATCAACCACATGCCGGGGAACGTGGTCTCGGCCTATATGCCGAATAATTTCGGCTTCTCCGACGGTGCCGACGCCTTCGTGCTGCTGGCCGGAGTCTCGGCGACGCTGGCCTATGGCGGGCTGATCGAAACACGCGGCTTCCCGGTCGCTGCGCTGAAGCTCGGCGCGCGGATCTGGACGCTCTACATCGCCCATATGGCAGTGTTCATCCTCGTCTGCGGCGTGATCGCCATCGCGGTGACGCGGACGCAGAACCCCCTCTATATCGAGGCGATCAACATCCAGCCGTTCTTCCGCGACACGGTCGATGCGCTGATCGGCGCGCTGACGCTGACCTACCAGCCATCCTATCTCGACATCCTGCCGCTCTATATCGTGCTGCTGGCGCTGTTCCCGGCGATCTATTACGGCGTGCGCTTCAGCCCGGCACTGACGCTGACCTGCTCGTTGCTCGTCTGGCAGGTGGCGCTGGCCCTCGAGCTCAACCTGCCCAATTCCGGCGGCCACTGGTTCTTCAACCCGTTCGCCTGGCAGGTGATCTTCACGCTTGGCGTCATCCTCGGCCGCGCGGCGCAACTCGGGATCACGGCGCCCCAGCTGCGTTGGCTCGACGCGGTTGCCATCGCCTTCCTCGTCTTTGCCTGGGTGGTGAAGATCCCGGTCGGCAATCCGACCGGCGTCGCCATGCTGAACGACTGGTTCGACTCCGTTCAGCTCGGCTCCGACAAGACCAATCTCGCCTGGAGCCGGCTCCTGCATCTCGGGGCCCTGGCCTGGCTCGCCATTCGCTGGCTGCCGGCCAGCGGAATGCTCACGCGCTCGGTGGTCGGGCGGGCTCTGGCCTGCTCGGGACGCAACTCCCTGCATGTCTTCTGCGTTGGTATCGTGCTGGCGATCATCGGGCAGATCGTGCTTGCGGAAACGTCGTTCGCCCTGGACGTTCAGTTGCTGCTTTGCGCCGGCGGCGTTACAGTGTTGACAGGGCTAGGGATTTTCCTGTCGTGGTACCGTTCGATCACGAGTCGCGATCAGCGCGCGGAGCCTGTCGAGGCGTCTGGCGCGCAGGCACAGCGGCCATCTTTCTCGCCGCGCTGA
- a CDS encoding GDSL-type esterase/lipase family protein, producing MQPFHPIIPAARKAIQETGRLTIVALGSSTTAGSGASAEDRSYPFVLQSELRRRLPGVEVRVINKGIGGQSAYDMLLRMDSDVIDEKPSVVIWQTVVNDAIRDIGEEKLAKILRKGIAKARAAGIDMILMDLPWLAREGRYPHFDEYRAVLAKTAEQQGVSLFPRYAMMKGWSRSKQFTEEELVGMNGLHLVDAGYRCLASRIADGIVSAVGEIKIQTMGRMGRVD from the coding sequence ATGCAGCCATTCCATCCGATCATTCCGGCGGCGCGCAAGGCGATCCAGGAGACGGGGCGCCTGACGATCGTCGCACTCGGCTCCTCCACCACCGCGGGTTCCGGCGCCAGCGCCGAGGACAGGAGTTATCCCTTCGTCCTTCAGAGCGAGCTGCGCCGGCGGCTGCCGGGGGTGGAGGTGCGGGTCATCAACAAGGGCATCGGCGGCCAGTCGGCCTATGACATGCTGCTCAGGATGGACAGCGACGTCATCGACGAAAAGCCTTCGGTGGTGATCTGGCAGACGGTGGTCAACGACGCGATCCGGGACATCGGCGAGGAAAAGCTCGCCAAGATCCTGCGCAAGGGCATCGCCAAGGCACGGGCCGCTGGCATCGACATGATCCTGATGGACCTGCCCTGGCTCGCGCGGGAAGGGCGCTACCCGCATTTCGACGAATACCGGGCCGTGCTGGCGAAGACGGCGGAGCAGCAGGGCGTTTCGCTGTTCCCGCGCTATGCGATGATGAAGGGCTGGTCGCGCTCGAAGCAGTTCACCGAGGAGGAGCTCGTCGGCATGAACGGGCTGCACCTCGTCGATGCGGGCTATCGCTGCCTCGCCTCGCGCATCGCCGATGGCATCGTGTCGGCTGTCGGCGAGATCAAGATCCAGACAATGGGCAGGATGGGGCGGGTCGATTAG
- a CDS encoding nitroreductase, which produces MTDTLSLLKLRRSVPPQFLTAPGPEGAQLDELLAIAARVPDHGKLAPWRFIVFKGDARNQAAEVVARVFRERNPQASEEQVEFERKRLTHAPVIVGVVSRAREHVKIPLWEQELSAGAVCMTMLVGAYAMGYAGSWLTNWFSFDREVLTAFGLAADERMAGFVHIGTPTAPISDRDRPVMADIVSYYGS; this is translated from the coding sequence ATGACCGATACGCTCTCCCTGCTCAAGCTGCGTCGCTCGGTGCCGCCGCAGTTCCTCACCGCTCCCGGCCCCGAAGGGGCGCAGCTCGACGAGCTCCTTGCCATCGCCGCGCGCGTTCCCGACCACGGCAAGCTCGCGCCCTGGCGCTTCATCGTCTTCAAGGGCGACGCCCGCAACCAGGCGGCCGAGGTGGTGGCGCGGGTTTTCCGCGAACGCAACCCGCAGGCCAGCGAGGAGCAGGTCGAGTTCGAGCGCAAGCGGCTGACCCATGCGCCCGTCATCGTCGGGGTGGTGTCGCGGGCGCGCGAACACGTCAAGATTCCGCTCTGGGAGCAGGAATTGTCGGCGGGCGCGGTCTGCATGACGATGCTCGTCGGCGCCTATGCCATGGGCTATGCCGGCTCCTGGCTGACGAACTGGTTTTCCTTCGACCGCGAGGTGCTGACCGCCTTCGGCCTCGCCGCCGACGAGCGCATGGCCGGATTCGTCCATATCGGCACGCCGACCGCGCCGATCAGCGATCGCGACCGGCCGGTGATGGCCGATATCGTCAGCTACTACGGGAGCTGA
- a CDS encoding flavin reductase family protein: MIYSATRDDLGFAHDPFKAIVAPRPIGWITALSAKGEVNLSPYSFFNAISSRPNLVMFSSENKKDAVAFIEETGEFTCSLVSGALMQQMNLTSAPLPRGQSEYPHAGLAMAPSRFVKPPRVAGTPAALECKSVSIQQLKDVDGNEVPRWMVIGQVVGTFIDDAYVKDGRFDTAGANPVARCGYADYAEVTRLFSLQRPAGG, from the coding sequence ATGATCTACTCGGCGACGCGGGACGATCTCGGCTTCGCGCATGATCCGTTCAAGGCGATCGTCGCGCCGCGGCCGATCGGCTGGATCACGGCGTTGAGCGCCAAGGGCGAGGTCAATCTCTCGCCCTACAGCTTCTTCAACGCGATCTCCTCGCGGCCGAACCTCGTCATGTTCTCCTCGGAAAACAAGAAGGACGCGGTCGCCTTCATCGAGGAGACGGGCGAATTCACCTGTTCGCTGGTCTCGGGCGCATTGATGCAGCAGATGAACCTGACCTCGGCGCCGCTGCCGCGCGGGCAGAGCGAATACCCCCATGCCGGGCTCGCCATGGCGCCGTCGCGCTTCGTCAAGCCGCCCCGGGTCGCGGGCACGCCGGCGGCGCTGGAGTGCAAGTCCGTCTCGATCCAGCAGCTCAAGGACGTCGATGGGAACGAGGTACCGCGCTGGATGGTGATCGGCCAGGTCGTCGGAACCTTCATCGACGACGCCTATGTCAAGGACGGGCGCTTCGACACCGCAGGCGCAAATCCGGTCGCCCGCTGCGGCTATGCCGACTATGCCGAGGTGACACGCCTGTTCTCGCTGCAGCGGCCCGCGGGCGGGTAG
- a CDS encoding heavy-metal-associated domain-containing protein — protein sequence MTQVFEVSGMHCGGCASRVERAATALAPGAKVTLDPPRLTLPEGANIDAAAINKTLAELGDYRVKGPVVDGG from the coding sequence ATGACTCAGGTTTTCGAGGTTTCCGGCATGCATTGCGGCGGCTGTGCCTCCCGCGTCGAGCGCGCCGCGACGGCCCTGGCACCGGGCGCCAAGGTCACGCTCGATCCGCCGCGTCTGACGTTGCCGGAAGGCGCGAATATCGACGCCGCGGCGATCAACAAGACGCTGGCCGAACTCGGCGACTACCGGGTGAAGGGGCCGGTGGTCGACGGCGGCTGA
- a CDS encoding CoA ester lyase: MRSLLFVPGDSPKKQQKGLESGADALILDLEDSVALDAKPQARTVTRDFLDAAQALPNRPFLIVRINALATGLSDADLDAVMPGAPDAIMLPKSEGGVDVGHLAAKIAVREAEAELPDGTTRILPIATENGKGVFGLGTYARASHRLMALTWGAEDLSADLGAETNRLENGSYTDPYRLARTLTLFGASAAQVDAIDSVFTNFRDEAGLRAECIAARRDGFTGKMAIHPAQIAPINEIFAPSPESLAKAEQIIALFAANPGAGVIGLQGEMLDRPHLIRAERLVARARKLAE, from the coding sequence ATGCGCTCGCTCCTGTTCGTGCCGGGCGACAGCCCGAAGAAGCAGCAGAAGGGCCTGGAGAGCGGCGCCGACGCGCTGATCCTCGACCTCGAGGACTCCGTGGCGCTCGACGCCAAGCCGCAGGCTCGCACCGTCACGCGCGATTTCCTGGATGCGGCACAGGCCCTGCCGAACCGCCCCTTCCTGATCGTACGGATCAACGCCCTTGCCACCGGCCTGAGCGATGCCGATCTCGACGCGGTGATGCCCGGCGCGCCGGACGCGATCATGCTGCCGAAATCGGAAGGCGGCGTCGATGTCGGCCATCTCGCTGCCAAGATCGCGGTGCGCGAGGCGGAAGCCGAGCTTCCGGACGGCACGACGCGCATCCTCCCGATCGCCACCGAGAACGGCAAGGGCGTCTTCGGGCTCGGCACCTACGCCCGCGCCTCGCACCGGCTGATGGCGCTGACCTGGGGCGCCGAGGACCTTTCCGCCGATCTCGGCGCCGAGACCAACCGGCTGGAGAACGGCAGCTATACCGACCCCTACCGCCTGGCCCGCACGCTGACGCTGTTCGGCGCAAGCGCGGCCCAGGTGGATGCGATCGACAGTGTCTTCACCAATTTCCGGGACGAGGCCGGGCTCAGGGCGGAATGCATCGCCGCCCGCCGGGACGGCTTCACCGGCAAGATGGCGATCCATCCGGCGCAAATCGCCCCGATCAACGAGATCTTCGCGCCCTCGCCTGAATCGCTCGCCAAGGCCGAGCAGATCATCGCGCTCTTTGCCGCCAATCCGGGCGCGGGCGTGATCGGCCTTCAGGGTGAAATGCTGGATCGCCCGCATCTGATCCGGGCCGAGCGGCTTGTCGCCCGCGCTCGCAAACTGGCTGAATGA
- a CDS encoding MaoC family dehydratase, with translation MAELVRHKRGGIYFEDFQVGAVIEHGLTRTVTQMDNMLFSNMTLNPQPLHIDAHFCATETEWGKPLMNSLFTLGLMIGISVNDTTVGTTIGNLGMTDVAFPAPLFEGDTVNCTTEIVAKRESRSRPDAGIVEFLHKAYKQDGTLVAQCRRQAFMRKHPAPATVAV, from the coding sequence ATGGCCGAACTGGTGCGTCACAAGCGCGGCGGGATCTATTTCGAGGATTTCCAGGTCGGTGCCGTCATCGAGCACGGCCTGACGCGGACCGTCACGCAGATGGACAACATGCTGTTCTCCAACATGACGCTCAACCCGCAACCCCTTCATATCGACGCGCATTTCTGTGCGACGGAGACCGAGTGGGGCAAGCCGCTGATGAACTCGCTGTTCACGCTGGGGCTGATGATCGGCATCTCGGTGAACGACACCACCGTCGGCACCACCATCGGCAATCTCGGCATGACCGACGTCGCTTTCCCGGCCCCGCTCTTCGAGGGCGACACGGTGAACTGCACCACCGAGATCGTCGCCAAGCGCGAGTCGCGCTCGCGCCCCGACGCCGGCATCGTCGAGTTTCTCCATAAGGCCTACAAGCAGGATGGCACGCTGGTCGCCCAGTGCCGGCGCCAGGCCTTCATGCGCAAGCACCCCGCCCCTGCCACGGTCGCGGTCTGA
- a CDS encoding DUF2336 domain-containing protein, translating into MIVRRFLLWARTAPAEARASGAAALAGAYLRSNLSPEDQQEAETALIALIDDPSPLVRRAIAEEMAPSPRTPRNLALGLIAEQGDVAALVLAHSPVLTEADLVDAAAVGDVLAQRAIAMRRYLTAGVAAALAEVGCEEALLTLAGNRTAEIPDFSFERMVERSGDSGALREMLLERADLPPGLRQVIATRVSDALAHFVSGCGWLTPERSARLARESTERVAVALAAGGEATDAPAIVEVLRATGRLTPGLMLRSLLSGEPALAEAAFVALSELPTVRVAALLRDRRGAGLKALCRKAGLPLALEPAFVAAVLALNARGFDAGSARHGMDRDLLRQVLCACEAMEGPEADALMALLRRMDAEAAREEARLMADSLADDAAFALLVEADPSFLIELESGDLRDAA; encoded by the coding sequence ATGATCGTTCGGCGGTTTCTGCTCTGGGCCCGCACGGCTCCTGCCGAGGCACGTGCGTCCGGCGCCGCTGCGCTCGCCGGGGCCTATCTGCGCTCGAACCTCTCGCCGGAGGACCAGCAGGAGGCCGAGACGGCCCTGATCGCGCTGATCGACGACCCTTCGCCGCTGGTGCGCCGCGCGATCGCGGAGGAGATGGCGCCATCGCCGCGCACACCGCGCAATCTCGCGCTCGGGCTCATCGCCGAGCAGGGCGACGTCGCGGCGCTGGTGCTGGCGCATTCGCCGGTGCTGACCGAGGCCGATCTCGTCGATGCCGCCGCCGTCGGTGATGTGCTGGCGCAGCGCGCCATCGCCATGCGCCGCTACCTGACGGCCGGCGTCGCCGCGGCATTGGCGGAAGTCGGCTGCGAGGAGGCTCTGCTGACGCTAGCCGGCAATCGGACGGCGGAGATTCCGGATTTTTCCTTCGAGCGGATGGTCGAGCGCTCCGGCGATAGCGGAGCGCTTCGCGAGATGCTGCTGGAACGTGCCGACCTGCCACCCGGTCTGCGGCAGGTGATCGCGACGCGGGTTTCCGACGCGCTGGCGCATTTCGTCTCCGGCTGCGGTTGGCTGACGCCTGAGCGCAGTGCGCGGCTCGCACGCGAATCGACCGAGCGTGTCGCCGTCGCGCTGGCGGCCGGCGGCGAGGCGACCGATGCGCCTGCGATCGTCGAGGTGCTGCGCGCCACCGGTCGGCTGACACCGGGGCTGATGCTGCGCTCGTTGCTGAGCGGCGAGCCGGCGCTGGCGGAAGCCGCGTTCGTGGCGTTGTCGGAGCTGCCGACTGTCCGTGTCGCGGCGCTGCTGCGCGACCGGCGCGGCGCCGGTCTCAAGGCACTTTGCCGCAAGGCCGGGTTGCCGCTGGCTCTCGAGCCTGCCTTCGTCGCCGCCGTTCTGGCGCTGAATGCGCGCGGCTTCGATGCGGGCAGTGCGCGCCATGGCATGGACCGGGACCTGTTGCGGCAAGTTCTTTGCGCCTGCGAAGCGATGGAAGGGCCGGAAGCCGATGCGCTGATGGCGCTGCTGCGACGCATGGATGCCGAGGCCGCGCGCGAGGAAGCGCGGCTGATGGCGGATTCCCTGGCCGATGACGCAGCCTTCGCCCTGCTGGTCGAGGCCGATCCGTCCTTCCTGATCGAGCTTGAGAGCGGCGATCTGCGCGACGCCGCCTGA
- a CDS encoding NAD kinase, giving the protein MTERFGAISFVASETPEAETALAKLVERYGNADPAKADVIVALGGDGLMLQTLHRFLGTGTPIYGMNRGSVGFLMNEYRERGLSKRLEAAQRSVVHPLSMHAIERQGGRVEAKAINEVSLLRRSYQAAKLRISVDGQVRLSELIADGVLLATPAGSTAYNLSANGPILPLDAPLLALTPISAFRPRRWRGALLPDYAKVTIEVLEADKRPVSAVADHTQIDEVASVSIEIDRTVDLVMLHDPGHSLDERILREQFGY; this is encoded by the coding sequence ATGACCGAGCGATTCGGCGCGATATCCTTCGTCGCCAGCGAAACCCCGGAAGCCGAGACCGCCCTCGCCAAGCTGGTGGAGCGCTACGGCAATGCCGACCCGGCCAAGGCGGACGTCATCGTCGCGCTCGGCGGCGACGGCTTGATGCTCCAGACCCTGCACCGCTTTCTCGGCACCGGCACGCCGATCTACGGCATGAACCGCGGCTCCGTCGGCTTCCTGATGAACGAGTACAGGGAACGCGGCCTGAGCAAGCGTCTGGAAGCCGCGCAGCGCAGCGTCGTGCACCCGCTGTCGATGCATGCCATCGAGCGCCAGGGCGGCCGGGTCGAGGCCAAGGCGATCAACGAGGTCTCGCTGCTGCGCCGCTCCTATCAGGCCGCCAAGCTCCGGATTTCCGTCGATGGCCAGGTCCGGCTCTCCGAGCTGATCGCCGACGGCGTGCTGCTGGCGACGCCGGCCGGCTCGACCGCCTACAATCTCTCAGCCAACGGCCCGATCCTGCCGCTCGACGCGCCCCTGCTCGCCCTGACGCCGATCTCGGCCTTCCGGCCGCGGCGCTGGCGCGGGGCTCTGTTGCCCGATTATGCCAAGGTGACGATCGAGGTGCTGGAGGCCGACAAGCGCCCGGTCAGCGCCGTCGCCGACCACACCCAGATCGACGAGGTCGCATCGGTCTCCATCGAGATCGATCGAACGGTCGACCTGGTGATGCTGCACGACCCCGGCCATAGCCTGGACGAGCGCATCCTGCGCGAGCAGTTCGGCTACTAG
- a CDS encoding MBL fold metallo-hydrolase, with protein MQSFRLSRRSALAGTGALAAAAALGLPTLSQAQAQAPTNGQAPGFYRYKIGDVTLTAIHDGFGKRPLEGFVRNAELADVKKAMAAAFLPQDALQVTFTTLAIQQGGKLTLIDTGNGDSGAPTSGTWMANFTAAGLDPKDVSTVVFSHFHGDHINGFRLKNGSAVFPNAEAMVPAAEWAFWMDDAKMNAAPEGMKGAFAGVRRVFGPVAKDVRQFEPGKEILPGLTPIAAPGHTPGHTVFALASGNDRMMIMSDTTNHPALFVRNPDWSAVFDMDGPQAAATRRKLLDMVSAERMQVAFYHAPFPATGFIAKDGSGFEMVPVQWSSAL; from the coding sequence ATGCAGAGCTTTCGTTTGTCGCGACGCAGCGCCCTTGCCGGCACGGGGGCGCTCGCTGCCGCCGCAGCGCTCGGCTTGCCCACCCTCTCCCAGGCCCAGGCCCAAGCCCCCACGAACGGCCAGGCTCCCGGCTTCTATCGCTACAAGATCGGCGACGTCACCCTGACCGCGATCCATGACGGCTTCGGCAAGCGCCCGCTCGAAGGCTTCGTGCGCAATGCCGAGCTGGCGGATGTGAAGAAGGCGATGGCGGCGGCGTTCCTGCCGCAGGATGCGCTCCAGGTCACCTTCACGACGCTGGCAATCCAGCAGGGCGGCAAGCTGACGCTGATAGACACCGGCAACGGCGATTCCGGCGCTCCGACCTCCGGAACCTGGATGGCGAACTTCACGGCCGCCGGCCTCGATCCCAAGGATGTCTCGACGGTCGTCTTCAGCCATTTCCACGGCGACCATATCAACGGATTCCGCCTCAAGAACGGCTCCGCCGTCTTCCCGAATGCGGAGGCGATGGTGCCCGCGGCCGAATGGGCGTTCTGGATGGACGATGCGAAGATGAATGCCGCACCGGAAGGCATGAAGGGCGCCTTCGCCGGGGTGCGCCGTGTCTTCGGCCCCGTCGCCAAGGATGTGAGGCAGTTCGAACCCGGCAAGGAGATCCTGCCGGGCCTCACGCCGATCGCCGCCCCCGGCCATACGCCGGGCCACACCGTCTTCGCACTCGCTTCCGGCAACGACCGGATGATGATCATGTCGGACACGACCAATCACCCGGCCCTCTTCGTCCGCAATCCGGACTGGTCGGCGGTGTTCGACATGGACGGCCCGCAAGCGGCTGCGACGCGCCGCAAGCTGCTCGACATGGTCTCGGCCGAGCGCATGCAGGTAGCATTCTACCATGCCCCCTTCCCCGCCACCGGCTTCATCGCCAAGGACGGCAGCGGTTTCGAGATGGTGCCGGTGCAGTGGAGCTCGGCACTCTGA
- the chrA gene encoding chromate efflux transporter, whose protein sequence is MNSSSSFRPNGAEDTAIGTVAGGPGEVFRAFLKLGLTSFGGPIAHLGYFRDELVLRRRWIDEAGYADLVALCQFLPGPASSQVGFALGLLRGGPLGALAAWCAFTLPSAALLILFAFGASAFGGAVGAGLIHGLKLVAVAVVAQAVWGMACSLTPDKPRAAIALLCVLVVVFAAGAPGQIAAILLGGLLGLWLCRDQQAVSPSHLAFPIARWVGLLNLALFVLLLAGLPLASATSGLHGVALFDAFYRAGALVFGGGHVVLPLLEAAVVPPGWIGPDAFLAGYGAAQAVPGPLFSFAAFLGAAMTPPPNGLAGAAICLVAIFAPGLLLVTGALPFWNDLRRHPLAQAMMRGANAAVVGILASALYDPVWTGAVLNPRDFAVALIGFVLLTVWKTRPWVVVVLTAASGVGLALL, encoded by the coding sequence ATGAATTCTTCTTCTTCTTTCCGACCGAATGGAGCGGAGGATACGGCCATCGGAACAGTCGCGGGCGGCCCCGGCGAAGTTTTTCGCGCCTTCCTCAAGCTCGGCCTGACTTCCTTCGGCGGACCCATCGCCCATCTCGGCTACTTCCGGGACGAGCTCGTGCTGCGGCGCCGGTGGATCGACGAAGCTGGCTATGCCGATCTCGTCGCCCTCTGTCAGTTCCTGCCCGGCCCGGCCTCGAGCCAGGTCGGTTTCGCGCTTGGCCTGCTGAGAGGCGGGCCGCTGGGCGCGCTGGCGGCCTGGTGCGCCTTCACGCTGCCCTCGGCCGCGCTTCTGATCCTCTTCGCCTTCGGGGCGAGCGCCTTTGGCGGAGCCGTCGGGGCGGGGCTGATCCACGGCCTGAAACTGGTCGCCGTCGCGGTCGTGGCGCAGGCGGTCTGGGGGATGGCGTGCTCGCTTACGCCCGACAAGCCGCGGGCAGCCATCGCGCTCCTCTGCGTACTGGTCGTCGTCTTTGCCGCCGGAGCGCCCGGCCAGATCGCGGCGATCCTGCTCGGCGGCCTGCTGGGGCTGTGGCTGTGCCGGGATCAGCAGGCGGTGAGCCCAAGCCATCTGGCGTTTCCGATCGCGAGATGGGTCGGTTTGCTCAACCTAGCACTGTTCGTCCTGCTTCTTGCCGGGTTGCCGCTGGCATCGGCGACGAGTGGGCTGCACGGCGTCGCGCTGTTCGACGCCTTCTACCGGGCCGGGGCGCTGGTGTTCGGCGGCGGCCATGTCGTTCTGCCGCTGCTGGAAGCAGCCGTGGTGCCACCCGGCTGGATCGGTCCGGACGCCTTCCTGGCAGGGTACGGCGCCGCCCAGGCCGTTCCTGGCCCGCTGTTCAGCTTTGCGGCCTTCCTGGGTGCCGCCATGACGCCGCCGCCCAACGGCCTTGCCGGCGCGGCGATCTGCCTCGTCGCCATCTTCGCGCCGGGGTTGCTGCTGGTCACGGGTGCGCTTCCGTTCTGGAACGACCTGCGCCGCCACCCGCTGGCGCAGGCGATGATGCGCGGTGCCAACGCGGCGGTCGTCGGCATTCTGGCCTCGGCCCTCTACGATCCGGTCTGGACAGGGGCGGTGCTGAACCCGCGCGACTTCGCGGTGGCACTCATCGGTTTCGTCCTGCTCACGGTCTGGAAGACGCGGCCCTGGGTCGTCGTCGTGCTGACCGCGGCGAGCGGCGTCGGCCTCGCCCTGCTTTGA